The Candidatus Eisenbacteria bacterium genomic interval GTGGGGTGAGAATGCTCAAGGAACTCGGATACCACGAGATAGTGCGGTACCACATGAATGAAGGTCATTCGAGTCTGCTGACGCTCGAGCTGCTGAACGAGAGAAAGAAATCTGGCGCTGGAAGGAAAAGGGTCGACAAGATTGACGACACAAGATCCGATTGGGACGTTGACGGAGTGAGGAGGATGTGTGTGTTTACGACCCACACGCCTGTTCCCGCGGGACACGACCAATTCTCTTATAGTCTTGTGAGTCAGGTGTTTGGCGATTTCATTCCCGTGGACTTCCTGAAGCAAATTGGCGGCGGCGACACGTTCAACATGACTCTTCTGGCCATGAATCTGAGCCACTACGAGAATGGCGTTGCAAAGGAGCACGGCAAGGTCTCTCAAGTGCTGTATCCGGGATATCACATCGACTCGATAACCAACGGGATCTATTCGGCCAACTGGGTCTGCGACAGCTTCAAGGGGTTGTTCGACAAATACATTCCGGGCTGGAGAAACGACCCGTTCTCTCTGCGTTACGCCCTCAGTATCCCCAAGGAAGAAATATGGAGCGCTCATCGAGAGGCGAAAAGAGAGCTCATAGACTATACGAACGCCAAGGCAAACGCGGGCATGGATGGCGAAGTTCTGACGATCGGCTTCGCGCGCAGGGCGACGGCTTATAAGAGAGCGAATCTCGTCTTCTCTGACGTCGAGAGATTGACGAGTATTGCCGGAACCTCCGGCAGGGTGCAGTTCATCTTCTCCGGCAAGGCCCACCCCAGAGACATGCAGGGGAAGGAGCTGATCAAGCAGGTGGTTGCCGTGTCCCGGCGACTCGGAGACCAAGTCAGGGTCGCTTATCTGGAGAACTACGACATGGAATTGGCGAGAATGCTGATTGCCGGAGCAGACCTGTGGCTCAACACGCCTAGAAAACCTGAGGAGGCTTCCGGAACCTCCGGCATGAAGGCGGCTCACAACGGAGTTCCAAGCCTCAGCATTCTTGACGGCTGGTGGATCGAAGGATGCATCGAGGGTCTCACGGGATGGTCGATCGGGACGGTCGTGGCTGAGGAGAGCAGCGA includes:
- the glgP gene encoding alpha-glucan family phosphorylase, with translation MNFRKEKTRIAYFSMEIGLDSKIPTYSGGLGVLAGDTIRSCADLNVPIIAVTLLYRDGYFRQKLDAYGNQEELASEWNPGELLALLPVKVSVQIETRTVSVQAWEYLVTGIGGHVVPVIFLDADVPENGAYDRSLTHCLYGGDDKYRLCQEVILGVGGVRMLKELGYHEIVRYHMNEGHSSLLTLELLNERKKSGAGRKRVDKIDDTRSDWDVDGVRRMCVFTTHTPVPAGHDQFSYSLVSQVFGDFIPVDFLKQIGGGDTFNMTLLAMNLSHYENGVAKEHGKVSQVLYPGYHIDSITNGIYSANWVCDSFKGLFDKYIPGWRNDPFSLRYALSIPKEEIWSAHREAKRELIDYTNAKANAGMDGEVLTIGFARRATAYKRANLVFSDVERLTSIAGTSGRVQFIFSGKAHPRDMQGKELIKQVVAVSRRLGDQVRVAYLENYDMELARMLIAGADLWLNTPRKPEEASGTSGMKAAHNGVPSLSILDGWWIEGCIEGLTGWSIGTVVAEESSDVEDAGYLYDRLEKVVIPTFYGNRDRWIEMMRHSIAINGSFFNTHRMVLQYVLNAYTY